The following coding sequences are from one Manis pentadactyla isolate mManPen7 chromosome 13, mManPen7.hap1, whole genome shotgun sequence window:
- the TTC36 gene encoding tetratricopeptide repeat protein 36 isoform X2, with the protein MGTPNDQAVLQAIFNPDTPFGDIVGLDLEEEAEKEADGGEIFPRAQLEQSKALELQGVMAAEAGDLSTALERFGQAINLLPERASAYNNRAQARRLQGDVAGALEDLERAVALSGGRGRAARQGFVQRGLLARLQGRDDDARRDFESAARLGSPFARRQLVLLNPYAALCNRMLADVMGQLRRPRDGR; encoded by the exons ATGGGGACCCCGAATGATCAGGCAGTGCTGCAGGCCATCTTCAACCCTGACACCCCATTTGGGGACATTGTTGGGCTGGACCTGGAAGAAGAGGCGGAGAAGGAAGCAGATGGAGGCGA GA TTTTCCCTCGAGCACAGCTGGAGCAGTCCAAGGCTCTGGAGCTGCAGGGGGTTATGGCCGCCGAGGCTGGCGACCTCAGCACAGCCCTGGAGAGGTTTGGCCAAGCCATCAACCTGTTGCCTGAGAGGGCCTCAGCCTACAACAACCGAGCCCAGGCCCGGCGACTCCAGGGAGACGTGGCAG GCGCCCTGGAGGACCTGGAGCGCGCGGTGGCGCTGAGCGGCGGTCGGGGCCGCGCGGCCCGCCAGGGCTTCGTGCAGCGCGGGCTCTTGGCGCGGCTGCAGGGACGCGACGACGACGCCCGCAGGGACTTCGAGAGCGCGGCGCGGCTGGGCAGCCCCTTCGCGCGGCGCCAGCTGGTGCTGCTCAATCCGTACGCCGCGCTCTGCAACCGCATGCTGGCCGACGTGATGGGGCAGCTGCGCCGGCCCCGCGACGGGCGCTGA
- the TMEM25 gene encoding transmembrane protein 25 isoform X2: MALPPGPATLPHSLLLLPALLSSGWGELAPQIDGHTWAERALQENERHAFTCRVTGGLGTPRLAWYLDGQLQEASTSRLLSVGGEAFSGGTSTFTVTAQRAQHELNCSLQDPGSGRSANASVILNVQFKPEIAQVGAKYQEAPGPGLLVVLFALVRANPPANVTWIDQDGPVTVNASDFLVLDAQNYPWLTNHTVQLQLRSLAHNLSVVATNDVGVTSASLPAPGLLATRVEVPLLGIVVAGGLALGTLVGFSTLVACLVCRKEKKTKGNASPAGRLGEPGMQHGGVWKAGASGSSGASSKAGTRACWLCAPAVTPIT, from the exons ATGGCGCTGCCTCCAGGCCCAGCCACCCTCCCGCACTCACTGCTGCTCCTGCCAGCCCTTCTGAGCTCAG GTTGGGGGGAATTGGCACCACAAATTGATGGTCACACCTGGGCTGAGCGGGCACTTCAGGAGAATGAACGTCACGCCTTCACATGCCGGGTGACAGGGGGGCTTGGCACCCCCCGACTGGCCTGGTACCTGGATGGACAGCTGCAGGAGGCCAGCACCTCGAGACTgctgagtgtgggtggggaggcctTCTCTGGAGGCACCAGCACCTTCACTGTTACTGCCCAGCGGGCCCAGCATGAGCTCAACTGCTCCCTGCAGGACCCGGGCAGTGGCCGGTCAGCCAACGCCTCCGTCATCCTCAATGTGCAAT TTAAGCCGGAGATTGCCCAGGTTGGGGCCAAGTACCAGGAAGCTCCGGGCCCGGGCCTCCTGGTTGTCCTTTTTGCCCTGGTGCGCGCCAACCCACCTGCCAATGTGACCTGGATCGACCAGGATGGGCCAGTGACCGTGAACGCCTCCGACTTCCTGGTGCTGGATGCCCAGAACTACCCCTGGCTCACCAACCACACGGTGCAGCTGCAGCTGCGCAGCCTGGCACACAACCTCTCGGTGGTGGCCACCAACGATGTGGGTGTCACCAGCGCCTCTCTTCCGGCCCCAG GGCTCCTGGCCACCCGGGTGGAAGTGCCACTGCTGGGCATCGTTGTGGCTGGAGGGCTTGCCCTGGGCACCCTGGTGGGCTTCAGCACGTTGGTGGCCTGCCTGGTCTGCAGGAAAGAGAAGAAGACCAAAG GTAATGCTTCGCCGGCTGGGCGGCTGGGCGAACCTGGGATGCAGCATGGGGGCGTCTGGAAAGCTGGGGCTTCTGGTAGTTCTGGAGCCAGCAGCAAGGCAGGAACCCGCGCCTGCTGGCTTTGTGCGCCCGCAGTGACTCCAATAACCTGA
- the TMEM25 gene encoding transmembrane protein 25 isoform X1, which yields MALPPGPATLPHSLLLLPALLSSGWGELAPQIDGHTWAERALQENERHAFTCRVTGGLGTPRLAWYLDGQLQEASTSRLLSVGGEAFSGGTSTFTVTAQRAQHELNCSLQDPGSGRSANASVILNVQFKPEIAQVGAKYQEAPGPGLLVVLFALVRANPPANVTWIDQDGPVTVNASDFLVLDAQNYPWLTNHTVQLQLRSLAHNLSVVATNDVGVTSASLPAPGLLATRVEVPLLGIVVAGGLALGTLVGFSTLVACLVCRKEKKTKGPSRRPSLISSDSNNLKLNNVRLPRENMSLPSNLQLNDLTPDSRGKPADGHVAQNNSRPELLDPEPGGLLTSRGFIRLPMLGYIYRVSSVSSDEIWL from the exons ATGGCGCTGCCTCCAGGCCCAGCCACCCTCCCGCACTCACTGCTGCTCCTGCCAGCCCTTCTGAGCTCAG GTTGGGGGGAATTGGCACCACAAATTGATGGTCACACCTGGGCTGAGCGGGCACTTCAGGAGAATGAACGTCACGCCTTCACATGCCGGGTGACAGGGGGGCTTGGCACCCCCCGACTGGCCTGGTACCTGGATGGACAGCTGCAGGAGGCCAGCACCTCGAGACTgctgagtgtgggtggggaggcctTCTCTGGAGGCACCAGCACCTTCACTGTTACTGCCCAGCGGGCCCAGCATGAGCTCAACTGCTCCCTGCAGGACCCGGGCAGTGGCCGGTCAGCCAACGCCTCCGTCATCCTCAATGTGCAAT TTAAGCCGGAGATTGCCCAGGTTGGGGCCAAGTACCAGGAAGCTCCGGGCCCGGGCCTCCTGGTTGTCCTTTTTGCCCTGGTGCGCGCCAACCCACCTGCCAATGTGACCTGGATCGACCAGGATGGGCCAGTGACCGTGAACGCCTCCGACTTCCTGGTGCTGGATGCCCAGAACTACCCCTGGCTCACCAACCACACGGTGCAGCTGCAGCTGCGCAGCCTGGCACACAACCTCTCGGTGGTGGCCACCAACGATGTGGGTGTCACCAGCGCCTCTCTTCCGGCCCCAG GGCTCCTGGCCACCCGGGTGGAAGTGCCACTGCTGGGCATCGTTGTGGCTGGAGGGCTTGCCCTGGGCACCCTGGTGGGCTTCAGCACGTTGGTGGCCTGCCTGGTCTGCAGGAAAGAGAAGAAGACCAAAG GCCCCTCCCGGCGCCCATCTCTGATCTCTAG TGACTCCAATAACCTGAAACTCAACAACGTGCGCCTGCCGCGGGAGAACATGTCCCTGCCGTCCAACCTGCAGCTCAATGACCTCACCCCGGATTCCAGAG GGAAACCCGCGGATGGGCACGTGGCTCAGAACAACAGCCGGCCGGAGCTTCTGGACCCGGAGCCCGGCGGCCTCCTCACCAGCCGAG GCTTCATCCGTCTCCCGATGCTGGGCTACATCTACCGGGTGTCCAGTGTGAGCAGTGATGAGATCTGGCTGTGA
- the TTC36 gene encoding tetratricopeptide repeat protein 36 isoform X1 translates to MAAEAGDLSTALERFGQAINLLPERASAYNNRAQARRLQGDVAGALEDLERAVALSGGRGRAARQGFVQRGLLARLQGRDDDARRDFESAARLGSPFARRQLVLLNPYAALCNRMLADVMGQLRRPRDGR, encoded by the exons ATGGCCGCCGAGGCTGGCGACCTCAGCACAGCCCTGGAGAGGTTTGGCCAAGCCATCAACCTGTTGCCTGAGAGGGCCTCAGCCTACAACAACCGAGCCCAGGCCCGGCGACTCCAGGGAGACGTGGCAG GCGCCCTGGAGGACCTGGAGCGCGCGGTGGCGCTGAGCGGCGGTCGGGGCCGCGCGGCCCGCCAGGGCTTCGTGCAGCGCGGGCTCTTGGCGCGGCTGCAGGGACGCGACGACGACGCCCGCAGGGACTTCGAGAGCGCGGCGCGGCTGGGCAGCCCCTTCGCGCGGCGCCAGCTGGTGCTGCTCAATCCGTACGCCGCGCTCTGCAACCGCATGCTGGCCGACGTGATGGGGCAGCTGCGCCGGCCCCGCGACGGGCGCTGA